A genomic window from Halorubrum trapanicum includes:
- a CDS encoding DUF5827 family protein yields the protein MPEPKSAFDATYPCDFYEPAELFEPDQMYTIPEIGRLLQGLEPDAEVDPDTEAVLVDWAVPWVMVHAEEMVVAEPLSEDGPGYYGLAEHAAPDDSEATDADESA from the coding sequence TGCCCGAACCGAAGTCGGCGTTCGACGCCACCTACCCGTGCGACTTCTACGAGCCCGCGGAGCTGTTCGAACCGGATCAGATGTACACCATCCCCGAGATCGGTCGCCTGCTTCAGGGGTTAGAGCCGGACGCCGAGGTCGACCCCGACACCGAGGCCGTCCTCGTCGACTGGGCGGTCCCGTGGGTGATGGTCCACGCCGAGGAGATGGTCGTCGCCGAGCCGCTGAGCGAGGACGGCCCGGGGTACTACGGGCTCGCGGAGCACGCCGCTCCGGACGACAGCGAGGCGACCGACGCCGACGAGTCCGCGTGA